The proteins below are encoded in one region of Streptomyces ficellus:
- a CDS encoding fasciclin domain-containing protein: protein MNSLKIRRTAIAVVAAAALPLSLAACSDSGNDTKAAPAAPAASAGDEATKDASTPSEGAMDGDQPFGPACAGVPKEGAGSFDGMAKDPVATAASNNPALSTLVTAVKKAGLVDTLNNAQDITVFAPTNDAFAKIPKADLDKVLADKATLTKILTYHVVGQRLTPQQLENGSFETLQKGTVTTKGSGEDYTVNDTSKVVCGNVKTANANVYIVDTVLMPK from the coding sequence ATGAACAGCCTGAAGATCCGCCGAACCGCGATCGCCGTCGTCGCCGCCGCCGCGCTGCCCCTCTCCCTGGCCGCGTGCTCCGACTCCGGCAACGACACCAAGGCCGCCCCCGCCGCCCCCGCCGCGTCCGCCGGGGACGAGGCGACGAAGGATGCGAGCACCCCCTCCGAGGGGGCGATGGACGGCGACCAGCCCTTCGGCCCCGCCTGTGCCGGCGTGCCGAAGGAAGGCGCGGGCTCCTTCGACGGCATGGCGAAGGACCCGGTCGCCACCGCAGCGTCCAACAACCCGGCTCTGTCGACCCTGGTCACCGCCGTCAAGAAGGCCGGCCTGGTCGACACCCTCAACAACGCCCAGGACATCACGGTCTTCGCACCGACCAACGACGCCTTCGCGAAGATCCCGAAGGCCGACCTCGACAAGGTCCTCGCCGACAAGGCCACCCTCACCAAGATCCTCACCTACCACGTGGTCGGCCAGAGGCTCACCCCCCAGCAGCTGGAGAACGGCTCCTTCGAGACCCTGCAGAAGGGCACGGTCACCACCAAGGGCTCGGGCGAGGACTACACCGTCAACGACACCTCCAAGGTCGTCTGCGGCAACGTCAAGACCGCCAATGCCAACGTCTACATCGTCGACACCGTCCTCATGCCCAAGTAG
- a CDS encoding molybdopterin-dependent oxidoreductase — MPGVSSFRSTLSRAAPGAPTGLLAAFTALAVAELVAGLVRPAAGPVTVVGGAVIDRTPAAVKDFAIRTFGENDKAVLRLGILAILALIAVALGVLALSHRRVGAAGVLLFGGVGSASALGRPDSTGLGDALPSLVGAAAGAVALYLLASKAVPSPVPAGVDGETGAYGWNRRGFLTAAGVTAAAATSAGALGRFLTSRRDQGAVASREALVLPSPASPAPAAPEGTRLKVPGITAFSTPSRDFYRVDTALTVPRIDAGTWRLRIHGKEVTRPRTYTLDQLLARPLIERDITLTCVSNEVGGPYVGNARWLGVPLAELLREAGVTPPSGGGKADQLVARSVDGMTLGSPVEDVMDGRDAMLAVGMNGQPLPFDHGFPVRMLVPGLYGYVSACKWITDIELTTFDAYDPYWVKRTWARKAPIKTQSRIDTPKPFARPAAGTVIVAGVAWAQRRGITRVEIRMDDGPWQDADLAAQAGVDTWRQWSHRWNATPGGHTITVRATDGTGQVQTEQRARTVPDGASGWHSVFVTAT; from the coding sequence ATGCCGGGTGTGAGCAGCTTCCGCAGCACCCTCTCCCGCGCCGCGCCGGGCGCGCCGACCGGACTCCTGGCTGCCTTCACGGCCCTGGCCGTGGCCGAGCTGGTCGCCGGGCTGGTGCGGCCCGCGGCCGGACCGGTGACGGTCGTCGGTGGCGCGGTGATCGACCGGACACCGGCCGCGGTGAAGGACTTCGCGATCCGCACGTTCGGAGAGAACGACAAGGCGGTCCTGCGACTGGGGATCCTCGCGATCCTCGCTCTCATCGCCGTCGCCCTGGGCGTCCTTGCCCTGTCGCACCGGCGGGTCGGCGCCGCGGGAGTGCTGCTGTTCGGGGGCGTCGGGTCCGCATCTGCCCTTGGCCGCCCCGATTCCACCGGCCTCGGTGACGCACTGCCCTCCCTCGTCGGAGCCGCTGCGGGCGCCGTCGCGCTGTACCTCCTGGCGTCCAAAGCCGTACCCTCCCCGGTCCCAGCCGGTGTGGACGGCGAGACCGGCGCCTACGGATGGAACAGGCGGGGCTTCCTCACCGCGGCAGGGGTGACCGCCGCGGCGGCGACCTCGGCCGGCGCGCTGGGACGGTTCCTCACCAGCCGGCGAGACCAAGGTGCTGTCGCCTCCCGCGAGGCCCTGGTCCTGCCCAGTCCTGCCTCTCCCGCCCCCGCCGCCCCGGAGGGCACCCGGCTCAAGGTCCCTGGCATCACCGCCTTCAGCACCCCCAGCCGCGACTTCTACCGCGTCGACACCGCCCTGACCGTCCCCAGGATCGACGCCGGCACCTGGCGGCTGCGCATCCACGGCAAGGAGGTCACCCGCCCGCGGACGTACACCCTCGACCAGCTGCTGGCCCGCCCGCTCATCGAACGCGACATCACCCTGACCTGCGTGTCGAACGAGGTCGGCGGCCCCTACGTCGGCAACGCCCGCTGGCTGGGCGTCCCCCTCGCCGAACTCCTCCGGGAAGCCGGCGTCACGCCTCCGTCCGGGGGAGGCAAGGCGGATCAGCTGGTGGCACGCTCCGTGGACGGGATGACGCTCGGGTCCCCGGTCGAGGACGTCATGGACGGCCGCGACGCGATGCTCGCGGTCGGCATGAACGGCCAACCGCTGCCGTTCGATCACGGCTTCCCCGTCCGCATGCTCGTCCCGGGCCTGTACGGCTACGTGTCGGCCTGCAAGTGGATCACCGACATCGAACTGACCACCTTCGACGCCTACGACCCGTACTGGGTCAAGCGCACGTGGGCCCGCAAGGCGCCGATCAAGACGCAGTCCCGCATCGACACCCCCAAGCCCTTCGCCCGCCCGGCCGCAGGCACCGTCATCGTCGCCGGCGTCGCCTGGGCCCAGCGGCGCGGCATCACCCGCGTCGAGATCCGCATGGACGACGGCCCCTGGCAGGACGCCGACCTCGCCGCCCAGGCCGGCGTCGACACCTGGCGCCAGTGGTCCCACCGCTGGAACGCCACCCCCGGCGGCCACACGATCACCGTCCGCGCCACGGACGGCACCGGACAGGTGCAGACCGAGCAGCGCGCCCGGACCGTCCCCGACGGCGCGAGCGGCTGGCACAGCGTCTTCGTCACCGCCACCTAG